AAGAAAAACAGTCAGTTCTATTCCTTTATAAGAAAATGTATTAGTCATACCAGCAATAAACTTAGGCTGTGCTCTGCCGATAATAGTACGATCCTGATCATTGATCTTTTTATCGTTATTCAGGTCAAGATACTTCCGGTCTCCAGGTTTCTTAGCACTGGCATCTACGAGTTGTGTCAGTTCATCTGCTGTCTGATACACTCCATTCGTCACATAGCCATAAAAAGATCCTAACGGCTCCCCTACCCGAATAATACCAGAATTCGTATTTTGTGCGATATTGGCTACATTACCAGCAAAAATCTGAGGTGCTCCCCCAATATCCAACACCGTATTCCGATTGGAGGCAAAGTTAATGTCAGTAGTCCATTTAAAATCACCAACCAGATTGCGAGATGAGACACTAAGCTCAATACCTTTGTTTTCTACTTTCCCCAGATTCTTAATAGCACTGGAATATCCGGAAGTACTTGGTATGGTTACACTTAATAATAGATCTCGTGTGCGTTTGAGATATACATCAGCAGTAAGTGTGATCCGATCCTGTAGAAATCCAATGTCTATACCTGCATCAGCCTGAGCTGTCGTTTCCCAGGATAAATCCGGATTGGCAGCCTGATTGGGGCCAATACCAGTAGAAACAACATTACCAATGATATAATTTTGTGTACTCAACAACGAATAGGCAGGGTAGTTTCCAATCCCATCCTGGTTACCTGTTAGTCCATAGGAAGTACGTAGTTTTAGATCACTTAGGATTCTATTATTTTTTAGAAAAGATTCTTCAGAAACTCGCCATGCAAAGGCAGCAGAGGGGAAATAACCAAATCTATTATTTTCTCCAAACCGCGAAGAGCCGTCGGCGCGAAAGGAGGTAGTAAACAAGTATTTATCTTTCAGGCCATAGTTGACACGAGCCAGATAAGAAACCAGCCCCCATGTTCCGATTCCGGAAGAAGGTGTCAAAGCGACAGAACCAGTTCCCAGATCTCCGGTTCCCAGAATGTCGTTGACAAAGTTACGAGAAGCAGCCCGACTGCTCTCTGTACGGTTTGCCTGTTGTGTATATCCAAGTAGGACATTCAGATTATGGACAGAATTAAATGTTTTGGTATAGGTAAGCAGGTTTTCATTGAGCCAGGTAATGGATTGAGCATTAAAGATAGCCGCTGATCCACCCTGAGCCAGCCCGCTCTGTACTGTTCTGGGATCATAACGGTCCTGCTTTTGCAGAATGCCATCCAATCCAAATGAAATTTTCAGATTTAATCCTTCCAGAATCTGATATTCGCCAAAGATGTTTCCAAAAATACGATAGGCTGTATTACGATTCTTCCCATCTCTGGCTAGGGCAACTGGATTATCTGCAGTAAAATTCAAGGCAGGATTTGTAATTACATACGAACCATCTTCATTACGTACCGGTAAAATGGGTGGATATTGCAAAGCCGCTATTGTCACTAATCCGGCACTGCCTAAATCACCATCTGTACGTGATTGATTGGTTAGCGTCCGGTTTATCGTTAAGCTGTTTCCAATTTTAATTTTGTTATTCAGTTTTCGATCCAGATTGGTCCGAAAGGAATATCGGTCAAAGTTGGAGTTAATTACAATTCCATGCTGATTAAAATATCCGGCAGTAACTGCATACTGGGTCTTCTCATCTCCTCCTGACATGGAGAACTGGTAGTTACTGATTGGGGCGGTACGAAATATCTCGTCCTGCCAGTCAGTTCCTTTACCAAACGCATTAATTTGTTCCTGTGTATAGATAGGAGAACGCCCTTCATTTGTATTTGCTTCATTGACCATCTCTGCATATTCACTGGCATTAAGAACAGGATACTTACGTCGTACCTGCTGAATGCCGTAATACGCCTCAAATGAAACATTCGCTTTTCCAGCTTTACCACGTTTTGTAGTAATAATCACCACTCCATTGGCACCCCGCGAACCATAGATAGCTGTTGAAGAAGCATCTTTTAAAACAGTGAGGGATTCAATATCTGAAGGATTAAGAGTACTCAATACATTAAAACTTGAACCACTGCTGGCACCATCATTTTTGAATGGAATGCCATCAATTACATACAGCGGTTCGTTATCTCCCTGAATAGAGTTACCACCCCGTATACGAATAGTAGTACTTCCTCCAGGAGCTGCTGAATTTTGAGTAATCTGTACACCTGCTGCTCGACCCTGCAGGGATTGATCCAGAGAGGTTACCGCCACTTTCTTGATTTCATCGACAGATACAGTTGAAACAGAACCTGTCAGATCTGTTTTGCGTACCTGTCCATAGGCAATGACTACTACCTCTCCCAATGCTTTAATGTCTGGCACCAACTTTATATCAATCTGTGACTGGGTACCAACAGGTAACTCTTCTAAGGTATACCCGATGAAACTAAATACCAGTACAGCCTTTTCATCAGCAACAGTTAACTTATACTGCCCCTGTGCATTGGTTGTTGTACCATTGGTAGTTCCTTTTTCAGAAACACTCACACCTACCATAGGACTTCCATTTTCATCCCTCACAACTCCGCTTATAGAAATGCTACGATTCTCTACCTTTCGAACTTCCAGGGAAGCCGATGAAAGTGAATCATAGGAATCATTTCGACCCTCTTTAAGAAAGTTTTGCTCAGCTTTCTGATGATCTTTACGACGATTACGACCCTGCTTTGCACTAAAAATAGCGTAATATCTCTCCCCAATCTTTTCATATTTAAGTTGAAGAGGACCCAAGATCTGATCCAGAGACTCTTCCAGATTATTTGTTATCGTAATATCTGGTGCTACAAACTTTTCCTGAATAGCAGCATTGTCAAAATTAAAGTAAACCTTAAATTTTTTCTCCATGTCTGACAATACCACTCTTAGTGCACGTGATTTCTGGTTGCTATTCCGGTCTTGCCTTACACGTATACCTGACGCAAGCTCTTGAGCAAATGCATTTTTTTGACTAAAAAATACTATTTGAAATAAGATACACAAAAGACAGATGTAACGAATTCGTTTCATACCTAATTAGGAGGATAAAGTGGGGCTATTGCAAAATGATTTGATTTTCGGTACGAGTCACATGTAATCCATAGATACTGGAAAGCGAGTTTAGAATTACTTCCAGATCATTATTGGGAAGCGTACCTGTATAGTATTGCTGGTTGAAAGAAGTGTCCTGAAGTATAATTTTGATACCATAATAGTCCTCTACAGTCTGAAGCACTTCAGATAGTGGTATAGAATCAAAAACAAGTTTATTTTCCTGCCAGGCTGTATACAATTCCGGCTTTACATTCATTCGTTTTAACACAGTATCTTTTGGCGAAAATGCCACCAGATCGCCTGGCTTCATGTATACAGACGATACCTGCTTACTAGTACTAGCAGA
This genomic stretch from Xanthocytophaga agilis harbors:
- a CDS encoding TonB-dependent receptor codes for the protein MKRIRYICLLCILFQIVFFSQKNAFAQELASGIRVRQDRNSNQKSRALRVVLSDMEKKFKVYFNFDNAAIQEKFVAPDITITNNLEESLDQILGPLQLKYEKIGERYYAIFSAKQGRNRRKDHQKAEQNFLKEGRNDSYDSLSSASLEVRKVENRSISISGVVRDENGSPMVGVSVSEKGTTNGTTTNAQGQYKLTVADEKAVLVFSFIGYTLEELPVGTQSQIDIKLVPDIKALGEVVVIAYGQVRKTDLTGSVSTVSVDEIKKVAVTSLDQSLQGRAAGVQITQNSAAPGGSTTIRIRGGNSIQGDNEPLYVIDGIPFKNDGASSGSSFNVLSTLNPSDIESLTVLKDASSTAIYGSRGANGVVIITTKRGKAGKANVSFEAYYGIQQVRRKYPVLNASEYAEMVNEANTNEGRSPIYTQEQINAFGKGTDWQDEIFRTAPISNYQFSMSGGDEKTQYAVTAGYFNQHGIVINSNFDRYSFRTNLDRKLNNKIKIGNSLTINRTLTNQSRTDGDLGSAGLVTIAALQYPPILPVRNEDGSYVITNPALNFTADNPVALARDGKNRNTAYRIFGNIFGEYQILEGLNLKISFGLDGILQKQDRYDPRTVQSGLAQGGSAAIFNAQSITWLNENLLTYTKTFNSVHNLNVLLGYTQQANRTESSRAASRNFVNDILGTGDLGTGSVALTPSSGIGTWGLVSYLARVNYGLKDKYLFTTSFRADGSSRFGENNRFGYFPSAAFAWRVSEESFLKNNRILSDLKLRTSYGLTGNQDGIGNYPAYSLLSTQNYIIGNVVSTGIGPNQAANPDLSWETTAQADAGIDIGFLQDRITLTADVYLKRTRDLLLSVTIPSTSGYSSAIKNLGKVENKGIELSVSSRNLVGDFKWTTDINFASNRNTVLDIGGAPQIFAGNVANIAQNTNSGIIRVGEPLGSFYGYVTNGVYQTADELTQLVDASAKKPGDRKYLDLNNDKKINDQDRTIIGRAQPKFIAGMTNTFSYKGIELTVFLQGVYGNHILNANRFELEYLNGTTNQDRDMLNRWTPTNTDTDIPRASTTRPANRISSRQIEDGSYLRLRNVQIAYTFSNSLLKAIRLQSVRIYATAQNLMTWTNYSGFDPEVNRFGQDSRSQGFDYGGYPAAKTILFGLNIGF